From the genome of Streptomyces xanthophaeus:
AAGAAGTCGAAGCCGCCCTCGACGCGCGAGGCGGTACGCCGCTGGGCCGCGTACGGGGCCACCGCGGCCGCCGGACGGCGCGCCGGGAGCGAGGGCGCGGCAGCGGGAGCGTGACCGCGGCCGGGACCGGGCTCCGGGGCCGAGGGCCCCGCGGTCAGGGCCCGCGCCTCCCGCCGGCGGGAGGCCAGCGCCTCCAGGGCCGAGTGGGCCCGGGCGTAGCCGACCGCCGTGGGCGCGCCCGCCGAGGTGCGCTCCTCGGTGACGGGCGGAAGTTCCTTCGGCGCGGCGGCCGGCGCCGCGGAGGCCTCGATGGCCAGCAGCCTGCGGCCCTCCAGGGCGCTGGCGCGCTCGGTCTCGGCGGTCGCGTACCGCCGCAGCAGCGCCGCGTGCTCGCCGCGCAGGCCCGCCAGCTCGACCCGCTTGGCGCGCAGCTTGGCGTCGAGCCTCGCCCGCAGCATCCGGGCCTCTTCGAGGTCGGATTCGAGCTCGGCTATCCGCTCGTCGGTCCGCCACTCGTCCTTGACCCGCTCGCGCGCGAGCTCGGCGACGCGGCGGCCCGCCGAGCGGTCCCAGGCGCGCATGACGACGGCGCCGGCGACCCCGGCCGCCGCCGTGACGGCCACGAGGAGCCGGAGCGCCATCGGTTCCGCCAGCAGCCAGGCCGCGCCGGCGGCGGCGACGGACACACCGGCCACGGTCGTCGGCGTGAGAAGCCGGTGCAGGGGTTCGGGATTGCGGTGGCGTCCACGGGGCATGGCCCGAAATTTACAGGGCATGGGGGTCCAGTGGGATACCCGCCCGGCAAACTCTTCTTGGCCAGTTGGGCCACTTTTCCCGATCGACCCCGTGCGCCCTACTTCTTCAGCAGGCCCTTGGACTCCAGGTAGGCCTTCGCGACGTCGGCCGGCTTGGCGCGCTCGGCGTCCACCTTGCGGTTCAGGTCGACCAGATCGGCCGTCGTGAGCGCCTTGGTCAGCTTGTCGAGCGCGGCGGCGACCTCCGGGGTTCCGGCGTCCTTGGCGTTGACCACCGGCAGGACGTTGTCGGCGTTCTGGAGCTTCTTGTCGTCGTCCAGCAGGACCAGGCCGAAGCTGTCGAGGGTGGCGTCGGTGGTCGTGGTGAGCACGAGCTGGTCGGCGCCGTCCTTGACCGCCTGCTTGGCCTGGGGGGTGCCGACGCCCTTCGGATCGATACCGGAAACCTGAATTCCGTACGTCTTCGTCAACCCGGGAGCGCAGAAGGGCCGGACGCTGCATTCGTCGCCCGCCGCGATCTTGACCTTGAGCCCGGACTTACCGAGATCGGAAAGCGTCTTGAGGTTGTTCTTCTGGGCGAATTCCTTGGTCACGGCGAATGCGTTCTGGTCGACCGCCTCGCCGGCGGCCAGCGCCTTCAGGCCCAGCGGGGTCGCGAGCTTCTCCAGGCCCGCCACCGTCGCCGCGACGTCGCTGGAGGCGACCGGCTTCTCCTCGGGCGCCTTCGGACCGTTCACCTTGGCGTTGAGGAATTCCGCGAGCGTGGCCGCGTACTCCGGGACGACGTCGATCTCGCCCTTCTCCAGCGACGGCTCGTAGAGCTCACGGTTGTTGACCGTCTTGACCGAGGTGCTGTAGCCCGCGTCCTTCAGGATCTGCGCGTACAGCTCGGCCAGCACGTTCGACTCGGTGAACCCGGCCGCGCCGATCACCAGGCTGCCCTTGCCGCCGCCCGCGGACGAGGAGGAGCCGGCGGAGGCCGAGCCGCCGTCCTTGCTCTTCTCCAGGCTGTCGCCGCCGCACGCGGCCAGCGACACCGTCAGGGCCAGGGCGCCCAGGGACGCGCCGAGGACGCGCGTGGTCTTGGTCATGGAGGTACTCCGTTCGAGGCGATGGACAGGAATCAGCGGGACGCCGCCGCCCGCGGCAGCAGCAGCCGGTCCGCCGCCACCAGCGCGCCCTCGACCAGCAGGGCGAGTGCGGCCACCAGCAGGGCGCCCGCGACGACCTGCGGGGTGTTGTACGTGTTGAAGCCGGCGGTGATGATCCGGCCGAGGCCGCCCTGGCCGACCATGGCGGCGATCGTGGCCGTGGCGATGACCTGCACGGCGCCCGAGCGCAGCCCGGTCATCACCATGGCGCGCGCGAGCGGAAGTTCGACGCGCAGGAAGAGCTGGATCCCGGACATGCCCATGCCGCGGGCGGCCTCCACGACCGAGCGGTCCACCTCGCGCATGCCGACGTAGGCGTTGGTCAGCAGCGGCGGAACGGCGAAGAGCACGAGCGCGGCGATGGTGGGCAGGTAGCCGGCGTTGCGCAGCGGGGAGACCATGAACAGCGCCAGCACCGCGAAGACGGGGACGGCCCGGCCGATGTTGGAGATGTTGATCGCGAGGGTGCCGCCCTTGCCGAGGTGGCCGAGGAACAGGCCGATCGGCAGGGCCACCGCGCAGGCGATCGCGAGCGCGACCGCGCTGACGTAGACGTGCTCGCCGAGCCGGTGCCAGACACCGCTCTCCCCCGACCAGTTGGCGCCGTTCGCCAGCCAGTCCCAGGCCCCTCCGATGACGCCCACGGAATCAGGCCTCCTTCGCCGGAACCGGAGAAGGAGCGGGAGCCCCGGGCCGGGCGCCGGCACGCGCGCGGGTACCGGCACCGGCCCGGGTCCACGGGGTGAGCAGCCGCTGTACGCCGAGCAGGAGCAGGTCGGCCACGAGCGCGAGCAGCACGCACAGCACCGAGGCGGTGAGCACCTGGGCCTTGAAGGAACTGTTCACGGCCGGGGCGATGAGATTGCCGAGGCCGCCCTTGCCGACGATGGAGCCGACCGTGGTCAGCGCGACGGTCGAGACCGTGGCGATCCGGACCCCGGCGAGCAGCGCGGGCAGCGCGAGGGGCAGTTCGACCTGCCACAGCAGGCGACCCGGGCCGTACCCCATGCCGCGCGCGGCCTCCCGTACGTCCTCAGGGACGGCCTCCAGGCCGGCCAGGACGTTGCGGACCAGGATCGTCAGCGAATACAGCACCAGCCCGGTCACCACCAGCGCCGCCGAGAGCCCGAAGACCGGCAGCAGCAGGGAGAACATGGCCAGCGAGGGGATCGTGTAGAGGAGGGTGGTCAGGCCCAGGACGGGCGCCGCCCAGCGGCGGCCGCGGCGGGCCAGCAGGGCGAGCGGCACGGACACGGCTATGCCGATCAGGACGGACACGCCCGTGATCCAGATGTGTTCGAGGGTGGCGTCGGTGAGTTCCTGGGAGCGGGAGGTGACGTAGTCCCAGCAGATCCAGTCGTTCGCCACCAGGCAGTTCTGCGCCGCCATACCCCTCACCCCCCGTCATTCGAACGCACGTCTTCACGATCACCCGTCACAGCGACCCTAACCCCCGCCACCCTCAATGGCCGGAATCCTTCGCAGTGGGGCAACACGCCCTTCACAAATCAGCGGCCGCCGTGCGGAAAGATGGGCTTGTGATCCGATTCGAGCATGTGACCAAGCGCTACCCCGACGGGACGACAGCCGTCGAGGACCTGTCCTTCGAGGTGGCGGAGGGTGAGCTGGTCACGCTCGTGGGACCGTCCGGCTGCGGCAAGACGACCACGATGAAGATGGTCAACCGGCTCATCGACCCGACCTCCGGCCGGATCCTGCTGAACGGCGAGGACATCGCGGCCGCCGATCCGGTCGAGCTGCGCCGCCGGATCGGGTACGTCATCCAGCAGGTCGGGCTGTTCCCGCACAAGACGGTGCTGGAGAACACGGCGACCGTGCCGCAGCTGATCGGCACCCCCAAGGCACAGGCCCGCGCCCGGGCGGCCGAACTGCTGGAGCTGGTGGGCCTGGACCCGTCCGTGTACGGGGGCCGGTACCCGGAGCAGCTGTCCGGCGGGCAGCGCCAGCGCGTCGGCGTGGCCCGCGCGCTCGCCGCCGATCCGCCGGTGCTGCTGATGGACGAGCCGTTCGGCGCGGTGGACCCGGTGGTGCGCGAGCGGCTGCAGAACGAGTTCCTGACCCTGCAGAGGACGGTGCGCAAGACGATCCTGCTGGTCACCCACGACCTGGAGGAGGCGATCCGGCTCGGCGACCGCATCGCGGTCTACGGCAGCGGAACCATCGAGCAGTTCGCCCGCCCGGCGGCGGTGCTCGGGGCGCCCGCCACCGAGTATGTGGCCTCCTTCGTCGGCGCCGACCGGGGGCTCAAGCGGCTCGCGGTCACCGCGGTCGAGGCGGCCGACCTGGCCGCCGCTCAGGGGAAGGACCCGGCGGCCTCGGTGGAGCTGGGCTCGACGCTGCGCGAGGCGCTCTCCGCCCTGCTGCAGGAGGACTCGGGGCGGATCGGGGTCACGGACCCGGAATCCGGCGCGCTGGTCGGCGTACTGACGCCGGAGGGCGTCCACCGGGCACTGCGCCGGGCCCAGTTGCAGGAGGCGTAGGCCGAAGGAGACGGCCTCGGGGCCTCGGTCCGCACCGGCGGCCGGGCGGCCCCGGAAACAGCTGTGACCGGCCTCGGGAGGCCGGTCACGGGGTGCGTCGGGCGGTCGGGGGCGCCGGACGCCGGCGCACCGCGGGTCAGGCCTGGATGCGGCCGCTCATCCACATCAGCATCGGCGGGATCTCCCGTCGCCACGTGTTGAAGTTGTGGCCACCGCTGTCGAGGATGATGGAGGAGACCCGGTCCGGGCCCTGCACCTTCTTGATGAACTTCCTGGTGTCGGTGAGGTTCGGCTCGCCCTTCTCGCTGCTGGTCACGAGGAAGGACGTACCGGTCGGCTTCTTGTGCTCGATGCTGTGCAGCACGTCCGCACGCTTCTTCAGCTTCTCGTCCCCGTGGAACAGGTCACCGGTCGTCGGGTCGTCCGGGGCCTCGTAGTACGCGGACAGACCCGCGGCGGCGCCGAAGGTCTGCGGGTAGTGCGCGGCGATCTTCAGGGCGCAGTAACCGCCCGTGGAGTTGCCGATGAAGCCCATGTTCTGGGGCTTCTTGCCGACCCGGAAGGTGTCCGTGATGGCCTGCGGGAGGTCCTCGCCGAAGAAGGTCTCGGTCTGCGGGCCACCGGGTATATCGACGCACTCGGTGTCACGCGGCGGCGCCACGGTCGGGCGCAGCATGACCAGGATCATCGGCTTCATCTTGCCCGACTTGGACAGGCTGAAGGCCTTCATGGGGTAGTCGAGCCCTTTGATGAGGTTCTCGGCGGTGCCCGGGTAGCCCGTCAGGACGATGGACGCGGGGAAGTTCTGGTCCTTGTGCTGGGGCTGGAAGTACTCCGGCGGGAGCCAGACGTAGCCGGGGCTCGTTATCTTCGACTTCTGCCCGGTTATGGCAACCTTCAGGATCTGACCACCGACCTGGGGCTTGGCGCCACCGGGTACGTCCAGCTTCTGCTTGTCGACGACCTTGATGTCCTTGCTGCTCATCGAGTGGTCGACGACCTTGCCCATGGACGTCTCCTGACCGAGCAGGTCGGCCCAGGAACCGTAGAAGAGGAACGACTTGTTAGCCGCCAGCCCCACAGCCGAGAACAGCGCCAGCTGGGTCGCCAGCAGCAGCCCGATCCGGCCGGCGAACGCGCGCCAGGTGCGGCCCGAGAGCTTCGGCCAGAACCACACCGTGGCCGCGAAGAGCAGCACACCGGCGATGATGGCCAGCGCCAGAACCGTATTACTGGTGAGACCCATGAGCAGTCAGTCGACTTTCTGGTGGCAGGACTGTTTTTTTCCGGCGAAAGAGTGAACCCGCTCCTCGTCGATGTCGTCCTAAGGGACGCACCACACACCGGAGGCTGTCGCGGCCTTCGGCCACTTGATCTCTCGCGGAGCAACGGGAAGCGATGTCTAGCAGGATAGATGGCGATAAGTCGGGACAGGTTCCGAGCAGGGTCCGCCGAATCCTCCGAGGCCCACAGCCGGAGTCGGTGCCCGGCCTGGTAGGTACGGCCGTCATGATCGTCGGCCTTCTGGACATCGCGGCAGGGGTGTTCCCGCGTTTCCGGCACAGCCGGATCCACGCGCTGGCGGAGGTACTGCCGGTCTTCGGGCCGTTCGCAGCGGCCCTCGCCATCAGCGCGGGCGTACTGCTGCTGCTGCTCGCGCACGGCCTCAAGCGCCGCAAGCGCCGGGCCTGGCGGGCGGCGGTCGTGCTGCTGCCGGCCGGTGCCGTGGCGCAGTTCCTCTACCGGCACTCGATCCCCGGCGTGATCATCGCAGCGGTGCTCTTCGCACTGCTGCTGCGCCACCAGGGTGAATTCAAGGCGCTGCCCGACCCGCGCAGCCGCTGGAAGGCCCTCGCCAACTTCGTCGTGATGAGCGCCGGCTCCATCGGGCTCGGCCTGCTCATCGTGAACGTCCACCCGAACCGGGTCGTCGGCAACCCGAGCCTGTACGAGCAGATCACGCACGTCGTCTACGGCCTCTTCGGCTTCGAGGGCCCCGTCGACTACGCGGGCCAGGTGTCCTGGACCGTCGGGTACTCCCTCGGCGCCCTCGGCATGCTGACCGCCCTCACCACCATCTACCTGGCCTTCCGCCCCGAGCACCCCGCCGCCCGGCTCACCGCCGACGACGAGGGCAAGCTGCGCGAGCTGCTGGCCAAGCACGGCGGCCGCGACTCGCTCGGCCACTTCGCGCTCCGCCGCGACAAGGCCGTCGTCTTCTCCCCCAGCGGCAAGGCCGCCGTCACCTACCGCGTCGTCTCCGGCGTGATGCTCGCCTCCGGCGACCCCATCGGCGACGTCGAGGCCTGGCCCGGCGCGATCGAGCGGTTCATGGAGGAGGCCAAGGCCCACTCGTGGACCCCGGCCGTCGTGGGCTGCAGCGAGACCGGCGGCGAGGTCTGGACCCGCGAGACCGGTCTGGACGCCCTGGAGCTGGGTGACGAGGCGATTGTCGATGTCAAAGACTTCTCCCTCGCGGGCCGTCCCATGCGAAATGTCCGCCAGATGGTGAAGCGCATCGAGCGCAACGGCTACACCACCCAGGTGCGCCGGGTCAGCGAGCTGACCGAGGAGGAGCTGGAGCGGGTCCGCGGCGCGGCCGAGGCCTGGCGCGGCACCGACACCGAGCGCGGCTTCTCGATGGCCCTGGGCCGGGTCGGCGAGGAGGGTGACGGCGACTGCTTCATCGCCACCGCGCACCGCGTCGAGGAGGGCGACACCAGCCCGTTCGGCGACCTGAAGGCCGTCCTGCACTTCGTCCCGTGGGGCACCGACGGCATGTCGCTGGAGCTGATGCGCCGCGACCGCGCCGCCGACCCCGGCATGAACGAGCTGCTGATCGTCGCCTCCCTCCAGGCCGCCCCCGCCCTGAAGATCGAGAAGGTCTCGCTGAACTTCGCGATGTTCCGCGCGGCCCTCGCCCGCGGCGAGAAGATCGGCGCCGGCCCCGTCCTGCGGATGTGGCGCGGACTGCTGGTCTTCCTCTCCCGCTGGTTCCAGATCGAGTCGCTCTACAAGTTCAACGAGAAGTTCCGCCCCCGCTGGGAGCCGCGCTTCATGGTCTACCGCAACAGCCGCGACCTGCCCCGCATCGGCTTCGCCGTGATGCAGGCCGAGGGCTTCGTCACGGTGGCCCTGCCCCGGCTCTTCGCCAGCCGCCGCCGTCCCAAGCCGGTGCGCACCTGCACGCACAACCACATGACGACCGTGCCCAAGCAGCCGGAGCGCGAGGTCCAGGCGGCGTAACCCCCCGCACATGCCCGTCCAGGGCCCCGGCGGTCGCGAGACGCCGGGGCCCTGTCGTATCCAGGTCAGCCCTACCCTTGGACCTATGAACACGAAGCGCGGAGCCACCGGCAGGGGCCGGGTCGCAGGTCTGCCGGACTGGGACCGCTGCGCGGTCATGGGCGTCGTCAACGTCACCCCCGACTCGTTCTCCGACGGCGGCCGCTGGTTCGACACCACCGCCGCGGTCAAGCGCGGCCTCGACCTCGTCGAGCACGGCGCCGACCTCGTCGACGTCGGCGGCGAGTCCACCCGCCCCGGCGCCACCCGCGTCGACGAGGAGGAGGAGCTGCGCCGGGTCGTCCCCGTGGTCCGCGGCCTGGCCTCCGAAGGCGTCACCGTCTCCGTGGACACCATGCGCGCGGTCGTCGCCGCCCGGGCCGTCGAGGCCGGCGCGGCCCTGGTCAACGACGTCAGCGGCGGCCTGGCCGACCCCGGGATGATCCCGGCCGTCGCCGCCGCCGAGGTGCCCTTCGTCGTGATGCACTGGCGCGGCTTCAGCGCCGGCATGAACAGCCTCGCCGTCTACGACGACGTGGTCGCCGAGGTCACCGCCGAGCTGCGGACCCGGATCGACGCGGTCGTGGCCGGCGGGATCGCCCCCGAGCGGCTCCTCGTCGATCCCGGACTCGGCTTCGCCAAGAACGCCGAGCACGACCTGGCCCTCGTCGCCCACCTGCCCGAGCTGCGCGCCCTGGGCTTCCCGCTGCTGGTCGCCGCGTCGCGGAAGCGTTTCCTCGGCCGGGTCCTGGCCGGCGGGGCCGACACCACCCCGCCGCCCGCCCGTGAACGGGACGCCGCCACGGCCGCCGTCTCCGCGATCGCCGCCCACCAGGGCGCCTGGGCCGTACGGGTGCACGAGGTACGGGCGACCGCGGACGCGGTTCGGGTGGCCCGTGCCGTGGAAGGCGCACTCTGATCCGTACCCACCGACAAGGAGCACCGTGAGCAGAACCGACATCGAGGCGGTCGAAGAGGTCAACACGGCCTTCTACGAGGCAATGGAGCGGGGGGACTTCGACTCACTGTCGGCGCTCTGGCTGGAGGACGAGATCTCCTGCGTCCACCCCGGCTGGCCGGTGCTCTCGGGCCGCGGCGAGGTCCTGCGCTCGTACGCGCTCATCATGTCGCACACCGACTACATCCAGTTCTTCCTCACCGACACCAAAGTGGCTGTAATAGGTGATACCGCCCTGGTCACGTGCACGGAGAACATCCTCAGCGGCGGCCCCGCCGAGGACGGCGGGGAACTCGGCCCGCTCGTCGGTCAGCTGGTCGTCGCGACGAATGTGTTCCGACGCACATCCGAGGGCTGGCGCCTCTGGTCCCACCACGGTTCTCCCGTCCTCACGGAGTCCGACGAGGACGAGGACGAGGACACCTCCTGACCCCTCCGGCAGGATCCGGAGTATTTCGCAGGTAAATTCGAAGACGGACGACGCCGACCGCACTCGGCGCAGCCATGGCCCCGGGGAGCCCCGGGACCGGAAGCACCTACGAAAGCAGGAGTGATTCGCGTGGATCGTGTCGCGCTGCGCGGCCTCAAGGCTCGCGGGCACCACGGCGTCTTCCCCCGGGAACGCGAGGAAGGCCAGACCTTCATCGTCGACCTCGTGCTGCACCTCGACACCCGCCCCGCGGCGGCCGGAGACGACCTGGCGAAGACCGTGCACTACGGGGTCGTCGCCGAGGAGGTCGTCGACGTGGTCCAGGGTGAGCCCGTCGACCTGATCGAAACCCTGGCCGAGCGAATCGCCCAGCAGTGCCTCAAGCACGAAGCGGTGGCGCAGGTGGAGGTCGTCGTCCACAAGCCGGACGCGCCCATCACCGTCCCCTTCGACGACGTGACCATCACGATCACCCGGAGCCGCGCATGAACAACGGACTGAACGCACCGAGCGACCCCACCGTCCAGCCGGTACCCGCCTCCGTCGTCGAGACGGTCGACGCGGCGGACGTGACCCTGTCCAACCCCAAATGGGCCGTGATCGCGCTCGGCTCGAACCTCGGCAACCGGCTGGAAACCCTGCAGGGCGCCATCGACGCCCTCGGCGACACCCCCGGCATGCGGGTCAAGGCCGTCTCCCCCGTCTACGAGACCGAGCCGTGGGGGGTCGCGCCCGGATCGCAGCCCTCGTACCTCAACGCGGTCGTCGCCGTGAAGACCACCCTGCCGCCGTCCTCGCTCCTGGAGCGCGCGCACGCCGTCGAGGAGGCGTTCGACCGCGTCCGCGAGGAGCGCTGGGGCCCGCGCACGATCGACGTGGACATCGTCGCGTACGCCGACCGCGTCTCCGACGACCCGGTCCTCACCCTCCCGCACCCGCGCGCGCACCAGCGTGCCTTCGTGCTGGCCCCCTGGCACGACATCGACCCGGAGGCCCAGATCCCGGGCCGCGGCCCGGTCACGGCGCTGCTGGCCGAAATCGGCCTGGTCGGCGTGGCGCCGCGCCCCGATCTGGAACTCCACCTCCCCGAGTAGTCGTTAGTAGCCTGTTC
Proteins encoded in this window:
- a CDS encoding ABC transporter substrate-binding protein; protein product: MTKTTRVLGASLGALALTVSLAACGGDSLEKSKDGGSASAGSSSSAGGGKGSLVIGAAGFTESNVLAELYAQILKDAGYSTSVKTVNNRELYEPSLEKGEIDVVPEYAATLAEFLNAKVNGPKAPEEKPVASSDVAATVAGLEKLATPLGLKALAAGEAVDQNAFAVTKEFAQKNNLKTLSDLGKSGLKVKIAAGDECSVRPFCAPGLTKTYGIQVSGIDPKGVGTPQAKQAVKDGADQLVLTTTTDATLDSFGLVLLDDDKKLQNADNVLPVVNAKDAGTPEVAAALDKLTKALTTADLVDLNRKVDAERAKPADVAKAYLESKGLLKK
- a CDS encoding ABC transporter permease; protein product: MGVIGGAWDWLANGANWSGESGVWHRLGEHVYVSAVALAIACAVALPIGLFLGHLGKGGTLAINISNIGRAVPVFAVLALFMVSPLRNAGYLPTIAALVLFAVPPLLTNAYVGMREVDRSVVEAARGMGMSGIQLFLRVELPLARAMVMTGLRSGAVQVIATATIAAMVGQGGLGRIITAGFNTYNTPQVVAGALLVAALALLVEGALVAADRLLLPRAAASR
- a CDS encoding ABC transporter permease, giving the protein MAAQNCLVANDWICWDYVTSRSQELTDATLEHIWITGVSVLIGIAVSVPLALLARRGRRWAAPVLGLTTLLYTIPSLAMFSLLLPVFGLSAALVVTGLVLYSLTILVRNVLAGLEAVPEDVREAARGMGYGPGRLLWQVELPLALPALLAGVRIATVSTVALTTVGSIVGKGGLGNLIAPAVNSSFKAQVLTASVLCVLLALVADLLLLGVQRLLTPWTRAGAGTRARAGARPGAPAPSPVPAKEA
- a CDS encoding ABC transporter ATP-binding protein, producing the protein MIRFEHVTKRYPDGTTAVEDLSFEVAEGELVTLVGPSGCGKTTTMKMVNRLIDPTSGRILLNGEDIAAADPVELRRRIGYVIQQVGLFPHKTVLENTATVPQLIGTPKAQARARAAELLELVGLDPSVYGGRYPEQLSGGQRQRVGVARALAADPPVLLMDEPFGAVDPVVRERLQNEFLTLQRTVRKTILLVTHDLEEAIRLGDRIAVYGSGTIEQFARPAAVLGAPATEYVASFVGADRGLKRLAVTAVEAADLAAAQGKDPAASVELGSTLREALSALLQEDSGRIGVTDPESGALVGVLTPEGVHRALRRAQLQEA
- a CDS encoding alpha/beta hydrolase encodes the protein MGLTSNTVLALAIIAGVLLFAATVWFWPKLSGRTWRAFAGRIGLLLATQLALFSAVGLAANKSFLFYGSWADLLGQETSMGKVVDHSMSSKDIKVVDKQKLDVPGGAKPQVGGQILKVAITGQKSKITSPGYVWLPPEYFQPQHKDQNFPASIVLTGYPGTAENLIKGLDYPMKAFSLSKSGKMKPMILVMLRPTVAPPRDTECVDIPGGPQTETFFGEDLPQAITDTFRVGKKPQNMGFIGNSTGGYCALKIAAHYPQTFGAAAGLSAYYEAPDDPTTGDLFHGDEKLKKRADVLHSIEHKKPTGTSFLVTSSEKGEPNLTDTRKFIKKVQGPDRVSSIILDSGGHNFNTWRREIPPMLMWMSGRIQA
- a CDS encoding phosphatidylglycerol lysyltransferase domain-containing protein; translated protein: MSSRIDGDKSGQVPSRVRRILRGPQPESVPGLVGTAVMIVGLLDIAAGVFPRFRHSRIHALAEVLPVFGPFAAALAISAGVLLLLLAHGLKRRKRRAWRAAVVLLPAGAVAQFLYRHSIPGVIIAAVLFALLLRHQGEFKALPDPRSRWKALANFVVMSAGSIGLGLLIVNVHPNRVVGNPSLYEQITHVVYGLFGFEGPVDYAGQVSWTVGYSLGALGMLTALTTIYLAFRPEHPAARLTADDEGKLRELLAKHGGRDSLGHFALRRDKAVVFSPSGKAAVTYRVVSGVMLASGDPIGDVEAWPGAIERFMEEAKAHSWTPAVVGCSETGGEVWTRETGLDALELGDEAIVDVKDFSLAGRPMRNVRQMVKRIERNGYTTQVRRVSELTEEELERVRGAAEAWRGTDTERGFSMALGRVGEEGDGDCFIATAHRVEEGDTSPFGDLKAVLHFVPWGTDGMSLELMRRDRAADPGMNELLIVASLQAAPALKIEKVSLNFAMFRAALARGEKIGAGPVLRMWRGLLVFLSRWFQIESLYKFNEKFRPRWEPRFMVYRNSRDLPRIGFAVMQAEGFVTVALPRLFASRRRPKPVRTCTHNHMTTVPKQPEREVQAA
- the folP gene encoding dihydropteroate synthase, producing MNTKRGATGRGRVAGLPDWDRCAVMGVVNVTPDSFSDGGRWFDTTAAVKRGLDLVEHGADLVDVGGESTRPGATRVDEEEELRRVVPVVRGLASEGVTVSVDTMRAVVAARAVEAGAALVNDVSGGLADPGMIPAVAAAEVPFVVMHWRGFSAGMNSLAVYDDVVAEVTAELRTRIDAVVAGGIAPERLLVDPGLGFAKNAEHDLALVAHLPELRALGFPLLVAASRKRFLGRVLAGGADTTPPPARERDAATAAVSAIAAHQGAWAVRVHEVRATADAVRVARAVEGAL
- a CDS encoding nuclear transport factor 2 family protein; this translates as MSRTDIEAVEEVNTAFYEAMERGDFDSLSALWLEDEISCVHPGWPVLSGRGEVLRSYALIMSHTDYIQFFLTDTKVAVIGDTALVTCTENILSGGPAEDGGELGPLVGQLVVATNVFRRTSEGWRLWSHHGSPVLTESDEDEDEDTS
- the folB gene encoding dihydroneopterin aldolase → MDRVALRGLKARGHHGVFPREREEGQTFIVDLVLHLDTRPAAAGDDLAKTVHYGVVAEEVVDVVQGEPVDLIETLAERIAQQCLKHEAVAQVEVVVHKPDAPITVPFDDVTITITRSRA
- the folK gene encoding 2-amino-4-hydroxy-6-hydroxymethyldihydropteridine diphosphokinase; amino-acid sequence: MNNGLNAPSDPTVQPVPASVVETVDAADVTLSNPKWAVIALGSNLGNRLETLQGAIDALGDTPGMRVKAVSPVYETEPWGVAPGSQPSYLNAVVAVKTTLPPSSLLERAHAVEEAFDRVREERWGPRTIDVDIVAYADRVSDDPVLTLPHPRAHQRAFVLAPWHDIDPEAQIPGRGPVTALLAEIGLVGVAPRPDLELHLPE